Proteins from a genomic interval of Papaver somniferum cultivar HN1 chromosome 4, ASM357369v1, whole genome shotgun sequence:
- the LOC113275696 gene encoding agmatine deiminase-like, with the protein MEMEGKPGLLGYRMPAEWEPHSQCWIGWPERPDNWRDNAVPAQRVFADVATALSKFVPVTVCATAAQWENARTQIPNHIRVVEMSLNDSWFCDTGPTFVVLNKALSAEDKAPKVAGIDWTFNSWGGVDDGCYKDWSHDSLVAKKILEIEKVPRFPHTLILEGGSIHVDGEGTCLTTEECLLNPNRNPHLIKDQIEDELKSYLGVRKFIWLPRGLYGDDDTNGHIDNMCCFVKPGVVMLSWTNDKLDPQYERSIEAFSIPSSSTDACGRKLEIIKIHVPGPLYMAEEESAGVIQDGDAKPRPPGTRLAASYVNFYIGNGGIIAPEFGDENWDKEAFHVLSSAFPDHKVVMIKDAREIVLAGGNIHCITQQQPAPSSSIINT; encoded by the exons ATGGAAATGGAAGGGAAACCAGGTTTACTTGGTTACAGAATGCCTGCAGAATGGGAACCTCATTCTCAATGTTGGATTGGTTGGCCT GAACGTCCTGATAACTGGCGAGATAATGCTGTTCCTGCTCAAAGAGTGTTTGCAGATGTGGCTACTGCACTCTCAAAGTTTGTGCCTGTCACTGTTTGTGCAACTGCTGCTCAG TGGGAAAATGCACGTACTCAGATCCCAAATCATATCAGAGTGGTGGAGATGAGTTTGAATGATTCATGGTTCTGTGATACTGGTCCAACT TTTGTTGTTCTTAACAAAGCACTAAGTGCGGAAGATAAAGCACCCAAGGTTGCCGGAATTGATTGGACTTTTAACAGTTGGGGTG GTGTTGATGATGGTTGCTACAAGGACTGGAGTCATGACTCTCTTGTGGCAAAAAAG ATTTTGGAAATTGAGAAGGTCCCGAGATTCCCCCATACCCTCATTCTTGAAGGTGGAAGCATTCATGTAGATGGAGAAG GGACTTGCCTTACAACTGAAGAGTGCCTTTTAAATCCGAATCGCAATCCGCATCTGATTAAAGACCAAATAGAGGATGAACTTAAAAGTTACCTTGGAGTCAGAAAGTTCATTTGGTTACCTCGTGGATTATATG GTGATGATGATACCAATGGCCATATCGACAATATGTGCTGCTTTGTGAAACCTGGTGTCGTTATGTTGTCCTGGACTAATGACAAATTAGACCCCCAGTACGAGCGTTCAATTGAGGCCTTCTCCATTCCCTCCAGCTCTACAGATGCTTGTGGTAGAAAATTAGAAATAATCAAAATCCATGTTCCTGGGCCACTTTATATGGCTGAAGAGGAATCAGCTGGAGTTATTCAG GATGGTGATGCTAAACCTAGACCTCCTGGTACTAGACTTGCTGCATCATATGTAAATTTCTATATAGGAAATGGAGGGATCATAGCCCCAGAATTTGGGGATGAAAATTGGGATAAAGAAGCATTTCATGTCCTTTCATCGGCCTTTCCAGATCACAAG GTAGTGATGATTAAAGATGCCAGGGAGATTGTTTTGGCGGGTGGGAACATACACTGCATAACACAGCAACAGCCAGCCCCCTCTAGCAGTATAATTAACACATGA
- the LOC113275698 gene encoding zinc finger protein CONSTANS-LIKE 2-like: MMSEGSKMLKEAVGAGGWTRVCDSCRAAACTVYCQADLAYLCIGCDTCIHAVNSSAWMHERVLVCEACECAPASFSCKADAAALCVNCDAKIHSANALARRHQRVPILPITGILDGPSATHRSRRYGPKIHVDDVFLAQKTEEDEDQEDETSSWLLLNPVKSKNQSNNNNNGFVFGNEVEEYLDLDEYNSCTETSQYYVNDSVVPVQCVTVKQQEQELPQHLQQNFQIEMDFEASKSGFNYSNTSISQSVSMSSMDTSIAPDSINLNEVSNSNGCSSKGTIDLFANPPVQMPTQFSSSDREARVLRYREKRKTRKFEKTIRYASRKAYAETRPRIKGRFAKRTDAEFEVDQMFSSSVMSENGYGVVPSF, from the exons atgatgTCAGAAGGTTCAAAAATGCTAAAGGAGGCAGTGGGAGCCGGCGGATGGACACGTGTATGCGATTCTTGCCGTGCCGCTGCCTGCACTGTTTACTGCCAAGCTGATTTGGCCTACTTATGTATTGGCTGTGATACATGTATTCATGCTGTCAATTCCAGTGCGTGGATGCATGAGAGAGTGCTGGTATGTGAAGCTTGTGAATGTGCACCGGCGTCTTTCAGCTGTAAGGCTGATGCAGCAGCACTTTGTGTCAATTGTGATGCAAAAATTCACTCTGCTAATGCTCTTGCTCGTCGACATCAACGAGTTCCTATTTTGCCCATAACTGGGATCCTTGATGGACCTTCTGCCACCCACCGGAGTAGGCGTTACGGACCTAAAATTCATGTCGACGATGTGTTCTTGGCTCAAAAGACGGAGGaggacgaagaccaagaagatgaaacaagctCTTGGCTGTTACTTAACCCTGTAAAGAGTAAGAATCAAAGTAACAATAACAACAATGGGTTTGTATTTGGAAACGAAGTCGAAGAGTATTTGGATCTTGATGAGTATAATTCATGTACTGAGACTTCTCAGTATTATGTAAATGACAGTGTTGTTCCAGTTCAGTGTGTCACAGTAAAGCAACAAGAACAAGAGCTGCCACAGCATTTACAACAGAATTTTCAGATAGAGATGGATTTTGAAGCTTCCAAATCTGGATTCAACTACAGCAATACTTCAATTAGCCAGAGT GTTTCAATGTCATCAATGGATACCAGCATTGCGCCAGACAGTATCAACTTAAACGAAGTGTCAAATTCGAACGGTTGTTCTTCGAAAGGAACAATTGATCTCTTTGCAAACCCACCAGTTCAGATGCCAACCCAATTCAGTTCCAGTGATAGGGAAGCCAGAGTACTAAGATATAGAGAGAAAAGGAAAACAAGAAAATTTGAGAAGACAATTAGATATGCTTCAAGAAAAGCTTATGCAGAGACTAGGCCTCGGATTAAAGGCCGTTTTGCAAAAAGAACAGATGCAGAATTTGAAGTGGATCAAATGTTTTCTTCTAGTGTTATGTCAGAAAATGGATACGGCGTCGTACCGTCATTTTAA
- the LOC113272604 gene encoding putative fasciclin-like arabinogalactan protein 20 yields MAYFLLTLALLISLIQVAEPAVIQSELVTKAIRILSDSGYESMSLTLDLYHISPLKYSIQTLKSLPYGTRIPTLFPNQSLVVSSFENGGKISVNGVRINESAIIDYGSLSIFATDGFFDPFYQTTHGCRFYPDDDYSEFDTEIANASKFLLSRGYFIMSSTLDLQLRGLVKETTDLTIFAVADSVLTPYYMNLSLGSVFHRHFLPCKLTENDLWGLEDGTTLRTLDKDFPIQVSKSGDLLLLNDVPIEVFVSNMYLSYSIVVHGLDQIVTSLDEQRQIGEALSIGDDDRNIDYDEFWGVKD; encoded by the exons atgGCGTATTTTTTGTTAACCCTAGCACTACTAATCTCATTGATTCAAGTAGCAGAACCAGCAGTAATTCAATCAGAACTAGTAACAAAAGCGATCAGAATTCTTTCGGATTCAGGCTACGAATCCATGTCATTAACACTTGACCTC TATCATATCTCACCATTGAAATActcaattcaaaccctaaaatcacttccTTATGGTACTAGAATTCCTACTTTGTTCCCAAATCAGAGTTTGGTGGTTTCTAGTTTTGAGAATGGAGGCAAAATTTCAGTAAACGGtgttagaatcaatgaatctgctATTATAGATTATGGATCTTTGTCGATTTTCGCTACTGATGGTTTCTTTGATCCATTTTATCAAACTACTCATGGATGTCGGTTCTATCCTGACGATGATTATTCTGAATTTGATACTGAAATTGCTAATGCTTCAAAGTTTCTGTTATCAAGAGGTTATTTTATAATGTCTTCGACTCTTGATCTTCAATTACGCGGATTAGTGAAAGAAACTACAGATCTGACGATCTTTGCTGTTGCTGATTCAGTTTTGACGCCGTATTACATGAATTTGAGTCTTGGATCTGTATTTCATCGTCATTTTCTCCCTTGTAAACTTACTGAGAATGATCTTTGGGGTCTTGAAGACGGAACGACTTTACGGACACTGGATAAAGATTTTCCAATCCAAGTTTCGAAATCTGGAGATCTACTGTTATTGAATGATGTTCCTATTGAAGTTTTTGTTTCAAATATGTACTTGAGTTATTCGATAGTTGTTCATGGTCTTGATCAGATAGTTACTTCACTGGATGAACAACGCCAAATTGGAGAGGCTCTCTCAATTGGAGATGATGATCGCAATATTGATTACGACGAGTTTTGGGGAGTTAAAGATTGA
- the LOC113275697 gene encoding serine/threonine-protein kinase 16-like yields MGCSISGLNNLYDAVNGGGDIWINENRFRIVKQIGEGGSDSLYLVKEIRNESAVGGGLSKKIKDPSHVSADGSYSIKKVLIENEEQLETVREEIRVSSLFSHPNLLPLLDHAIISVKVATDKTWNNEAYLLFPAHLEGTVVDHAKAMKIKNERFSTKEVLQIFRQLCAGLKYMHSLDPPYAHNAIKPGNVLLTNKKGQSPLAILMDFESARPARKEIQSQSEALKLQEWAAQHCPELFRAPELWDCTSRSSIDERTDIWSLGCTLYAIMYGQSPFEYVLEEAEGNLQFAIENAQIKWPVEPKSAYPEPLHQFIKWMLQPPTLRPRIDDIIIHVDKLITKYST; encoded by the exons ATGGGGTGCTCAATATCTGGGTTGAATAATTTGTATGATGCAGTGAATGGAGGTGGAGATATATGGATCAATGAAAATCGTTTTAGAATCGTTAAACAAATCGGTGAAGGTGGTTCTGattctctttatttagttaaagaGATCCGTAATGAATCAGCTGTCGGTGGTGGTTTGAGCAAGAAAATTAAAGACCCTTCTCATGTTTCAG CTGATGGAAGTTATTCAATTAAGAAAGTTTTAATTGAGAATGAAGAACAATTAGAGACTGTGAGAGAAGAAATTCGTGTTTCTTCTTTGTTTAGTCATCccaatcttcttcctcttctcgaTCATGCTATCATTTCTGTCAAG GTCGCAACAGATAAAACCTGGAATAACGAAGCATACTTGCTATTTCCAGCTCATTTGGAGGGAACCGTGGTGGATCATGCGAAAGCTATGAAAATAAAGAATGAACGATTTTCTACGAAGGAAGTTCTCCAGATATTCCGGCAG TTATGTGCAGGACTGAAGTACATGCACAGTCTTGACCCTCCCTATGCACATAATGCCATCAAACCAGGAAATGTTCTTCTCACAAACAAAAAGGGGCAATCACCACTTGCCATATTGATGGACTTTGAAAGTGCTAGGCCTGCAAGAAAGGAAATTCAATCTCAATCCGAGGCACTGAAATTGCAG GAATGGGCAGCCCAGCACTGTCCTGAACTTTTCCGAGCTCCTGAGTTGTGGGATTGCACAAGCCGTTCGAGTATTGACGAGAGAACAGATATTTGGTCTCTTGGGTGTACTTTATATGCCATAAT GTATGGGCAATCTCCATTTGAGTATGTGCTCGAGGAAGCTGAAGGTAACTTACAGTTCGCAATTGAAAATGCACAAATAAAGTGGCCAGTCGAGCCCAAATCTGCATACCCGGAACCACTTCATCAATTCATTAAATGGATGCTCCAGCCACCCACACTCCGTCCTCGCATCGATGACATCATTATTCATGTTGACAAGCTGATCACAAAGTATTCAACTTAA
- the LOC113275699 gene encoding ASC1-like protein translates to MALMELMNSAIDWEKESYPVYQDFVALPLFAVFFPSVRFFLDRFVFEKLGRRLILGAGFQKTDIEKDDRRRKVNKFKESAWKLIYYLSAELLALIVTHDEPWFTNTHNFWVGPENQTWPDLQVKTKLKGLYMYTGGFYTYSIFALMFWETRRSDFGVSMGHHVATVILIVLSYILRFARVGSVVLALHDGSDVFLEIGKMSKYGGFEKMASAAFACFALSWFILRLFYYPFWVLWSTSYEVLQTFDHSKHQVDGPIYYYLFNTLLFCLLVLHIYWGVLIYRMVEKQIKARGLVSDDLRSDSEGEDEHED, encoded by the exons ATGgctttgatggaattgatgaatTCCGCTATTGACTGGGAAAAGGAATCATACCCAGTCTATCAGGATTTTGTTGCTCTTCCTCTCTTTGCTGTCTTCTTCCCTTCAGTCAGATTTTTTCTTGATAGATTCGTCTTTGAG AAATTAGGAAGGCGGCTTATTCTTGGAGCTGGGTTTCAGAAAACTGATATTGAAAAGGATGACAGGAGAAGAAAGGTTAACAAATTTAAGGAGTCAGCATGGAAATTGATTTATTATCTTTCAGCAGAGTTACTTGCGTTAATTGTCACCCACGATGAGCCATGGTTTACAAACACCCACAATTTTTGGGTAGGACCTGAGAATCAAACCTGGCCTGATCTGCAAGTAAA AACGAAACTAAAAGGTCTGTACATGTATACTGGAGGCTTTTATACATACTCGATATTTGCTTTGATGTTTTGGGAAACAAGGCGTTCAGACTTCGGGGTATCCATGGGTCATCATGTTGCGACAGTCATTCTCATTGTGTTATCTTACATACTCAG GTTTGCTCGAGTTGGTTCAGTTGTTTTGGCTCTTCATGATGGGAGTGATGTGTTTTTGGAAATTGGGAAGATGTCCAAGTATGGTGGCTTTGAAAAGATGGCTTCCGCTGCATTCGCTTGCTTTGCGTTGTCATGGTTCATACTTCGCCTTTTTTATTATCCATTCTGGGTCCTTTGGAGTACAAG TTATGAAGTCCTCCAGACATTTGATCATAGTAAGCACCAAGTGGATGGACCCATCTACTATTATTTATTCAATACACTTCTCTTCTGCTTGCTCGTTCTTCACATCTACTGGGGGGTGTTGATATACCGGATGGTTGAGAAACAAATCAAGGCAAGAGGTCTGGTGAGCGATGATCTTCGATCAG ATTCAGAAGGTGAAGATGAGCATGAGGACTAA